The Thiorhodovibrio litoralis genome includes a window with the following:
- a CDS encoding autotransporter assembly complex protein TamA, producing the protein MLILAAAALTPGLAQALQLKVDVTGLSGEQEKNVLALLSIYQERQDKDITPLRLMALHRRAPEQIENALAPFGLYRVSIRDSLTPPASDGGTWVARYTVEPGLPVRIASIDYQITGPGASAGVFPAKFPLKVNDVLLHAKYTAARDSIESIATEQGYLDATMVRHEVLIDPVAYQAKIFFHLDTGPRYYLGRVEFKQDLLADEFLQRFVPFEPGTVYNPDELLELQGRLLGMEYYKSVVIDPQKKLANSDREVPITVVAQRNKANRYRVGLGFATDFGPRVTLDYRRRYIGRYGHKFKAEATVSASIQTIYAEYNIPVGDPVRDSIVIKPQYGFYDTATRQGSMVNVQAAWSRAMPSGWRRDIGINYQYENLEVSDLEDSDFNGLVPNIAWSKIVSDDPINTRNGYLVKALIQGTAGGVLSTGSSWLSGSLYAKWIKSFGERYRFITRTNLGATWAASLDDVPASQRFFAGGDNSIRGWGYDVLGPTDPENNATLGGRYLAVGSLELQRHIKGKWSASVFTDFGNAFDPEYEDKWEQSAGLGVNYQTPLGQVRVNVAYAFTKSEPGVRLHLVIGPDL; encoded by the coding sequence ATGCTTATACTGGCGGCGGCTGCGCTGACTCCCGGCTTGGCACAGGCGCTGCAGCTGAAGGTTGATGTCACGGGCCTGAGCGGCGAGCAGGAAAAGAACGTGCTGGCGCTGCTTAGCATCTATCAGGAGCGCCAAGACAAGGACATCACCCCCTTGCGGCTGATGGCGCTGCATCGGCGGGCTCCGGAGCAGATCGAAAACGCGCTTGCCCCCTTTGGGCTTTATCGGGTCAGCATTCGAGACAGCCTCACCCCACCCGCCAGCGACGGCGGCACTTGGGTCGCGCGCTACACTGTCGAGCCTGGATTGCCGGTGCGCATTGCCAGTATTGACTATCAAATTACCGGGCCGGGCGCCAGCGCTGGCGTCTTTCCGGCCAAGTTTCCGCTGAAGGTTAATGATGTGCTGCTGCATGCCAAGTATACCGCAGCGCGTGACAGCATCGAGAGCATTGCTACCGAGCAGGGCTATCTGGACGCAACCATGGTGCGCCATGAGGTGCTGATTGATCCGGTCGCCTACCAGGCGAAGATATTTTTTCATCTCGACACGGGGCCGCGATATTACCTCGGCCGGGTAGAGTTCAAGCAGGATTTGCTGGCGGATGAATTCTTGCAGCGCTTTGTGCCCTTTGAGCCTGGCACCGTCTACAACCCGGACGAGCTGCTGGAGCTCCAAGGGCGTTTGCTGGGGATGGAATACTACAAAAGCGTCGTGATCGACCCGCAAAAGAAGCTTGCGAATTCCGACCGCGAGGTGCCGATAACAGTGGTTGCGCAGCGTAACAAAGCCAATCGCTATCGCGTTGGGCTCGGTTTTGCGACGGATTTTGGCCCGCGAGTCACGCTCGATTACCGCCGCCGCTACATCGGGCGCTATGGCCACAAGTTCAAGGCAGAAGCGACCGTATCGGCTAGCATTCAGACGATCTATGCCGAATACAACATCCCGGTCGGCGACCCGGTGCGCGACTCCATTGTCATCAAGCCCCAATACGGCTTCTATGACACCGCCACCCGCCAGGGGTCCATGGTCAACGTGCAGGCCGCCTGGTCACGCGCCATGCCCTCCGGTTGGCGGCGCGATATTGGCATCAATTACCAGTATGAGAACCTTGAGGTCAGTGATCTGGAAGATTCAGACTTCAACGGCCTGGTGCCCAACATTGCCTGGTCCAAAATTGTTTCCGATGATCCCATCAATACGCGCAATGGGTATCTCGTTAAGGCGCTCATTCAGGGAACCGCCGGCGGCGTGCTGTCCACCGGTTCCTCATGGCTGAGCGGCTCGCTCTATGCCAAGTGGATCAAAAGCTTTGGTGAGCGCTACCGCTTCATCACCCGCACGAATCTGGGCGCGACCTGGGCGGCAAGTTTGGACGATGTTCCTGCCAGTCAGCGCTTCTTTGCCGGCGGCGACAACAGTATCCGCGGCTGGGGCTACGATGTACTTGGCCCGACTGACCCCGAAAATAACGCGACCCTTGGCGGACGCTATCTGGCAGTCGGTTCGCTGGAGTTGCAACGGCATATCAAAGGCAAGTGGAGCGCCTCGGTGTTTACCGACTTCGGCAACGCCTTCGACCCCGAGTATGAAGACAAATGGGAGCAGAGCGCCGGCCTGGGGGTGAATTATCAGACCCCATTGGGCCAGGTTCGGGTCAATGTGGCCTATGCTTTCACCAAGAGTGAGCCAGGCGTGCGCCTGCATCTGGTGATCGGCCCCGACCTTTAA
- the glk gene encoding glucokinase — MVVLVGDIGGTKTHLATADMVSGQVRLARECRYVSRDYPGLEDILRLYLSEHLSDLAQRPAGAAFAIAGPVADDRSDATNLPWHLDARALEAATGIAQVGLLNDLEAIAWSIAGLDETQRLAIQSGDSAARGNIAVVAPGTGLGQAGLFWDGQSHRPFATEGGHTDFAPTNALEFALLEHLQRRYGHVSWERIASGMGIENLYEFLHQHRGATHHPRMQETLVQQGDVAAAVSMLAAGGECAICQEVMDWFAQLLGRETGNVALKLMARGGVYLAGGILPKNLDLIRGSGFLQGFVDKGRMSGLLKAMPVHLIVEERSALIGAAHYLNEQRIR, encoded by the coding sequence ATGGTTGTGTTGGTCGGAGATATTGGCGGCACCAAGACCCATCTTGCCACGGCAGATATGGTCTCAGGGCAAGTGCGTCTTGCGCGTGAGTGCCGCTATGTCAGTCGCGACTATCCAGGGCTCGAAGATATTCTTCGGCTTTACCTGAGCGAGCATCTGTCGGACCTGGCGCAGCGTCCGGCGGGGGCTGCTTTCGCAATCGCCGGCCCGGTGGCCGATGATCGCAGCGATGCGACGAATTTACCCTGGCATCTGGACGCACGCGCGCTCGAGGCGGCAACCGGCATTGCCCAAGTGGGGCTTCTCAATGATCTTGAGGCGATTGCCTGGAGTATTGCCGGGCTTGATGAGACGCAACGTCTGGCCATCCAAAGCGGGGATTCAGCAGCGCGTGGCAACATTGCCGTGGTGGCACCCGGCACTGGCTTGGGGCAGGCTGGGTTATTCTGGGATGGACAGAGCCATCGACCCTTTGCGACCGAAGGCGGCCATACGGACTTCGCGCCGACGAACGCACTTGAGTTTGCACTGCTTGAGCATCTGCAGAGGCGCTACGGTCACGTGAGTTGGGAACGCATTGCTTCCGGCATGGGTATCGAAAACCTCTATGAGTTTCTGCACCAGCATCGCGGTGCCACGCATCATCCGCGCATGCAGGAGACGCTGGTGCAACAAGGTGATGTTGCAGCTGCCGTGTCCATGCTCGCCGCAGGCGGGGAGTGCGCTATCTGCCAGGAGGTGATGGACTGGTTCGCGCAATTGCTCGGTCGCGAGACCGGCAATGTGGCGCTCAAGTTAATGGCGCGCGGTGGCGTCTATCTAGCCGGTGGTATCCTGCCGAAAAATCTTGATCTGATCCGTGGTAGCGGATTCTTGCAGGGCTTCGTCGACAAGGGACGCATGAGCGGGCTACTCAAGGCCATGCCGGTGCATCTGATCGTCGAAGAGCGCAGCGCGCTGATCGGTGCGGCCCACTACCTCAATGAGCAAAGAATTCGCTGA